The genomic interval atgtgatgaaaaatggacgAATGCAGAAGATCTTGATGGAGAGAATGGTAGAGCCACTTGGTTTGATATTATCAAGAAATCGTCATGTCAGTGCAAGAACACCCTTAGCACCACACTTTCGCGCATCGCATGCATGCAAAAATGCCCTTAGCAGCCCATTAATGCATTGCGTAAGGGCATTTCTGGACCGATTCGGTGCGCAGAAATATTTTGCTAAGGGCAATCTTGCACTGACACGATGAAATGGTCTGGTCTTGGTTATGGAGAAGTGAGCACAAGTGTTTATGACAGAAGGCAACGGAGGTGCATGGCTGCCACCCCCTTCCAGAGGGATGGAACttttcattaaaacaggttAACTGAGGCAATTAATACTGTAGGTTTCATTTCTTACCTGATAATTTTCCTCTTTAAGTCCCAACCATAGACCCCACCAGTTCCTTGATATCTGGTACCAGATACTACATCACATCCTTCTTCCTTCTGTAATCTagcaaaataaatcataaacacacacaatcaaacttttatcattttaaataataatttctacCTGAACATATTATGGCCAGTAataaattacataattttttgaGTTCTTTATTCACATGTAACTCACTAAAaattatctatatttcatattaatatCCAAATCTATTTCCTAGGTCAGGTTAAATAGAATACCAGTAAGACAAAGGTAATGGTAATTGGGTCTAGGCAAAGAATCTAAAGTTTAAATGACACAAGACTATAAGTACAAATAAAACCACTTCTAATTGAACCTCAATCTGAGTAAAAATGTCTTGGAATTATAATAGATGGCAATCTTCAATTCCCAAAGCAGGCAGAAAATTTTGCCGAACAAATGAAACGGAAATTAATTAGTTTGAGAAGGCTCAAGGGTATGTTCAATACTCATTATCTTTGCATACATTGCTGGGGCTACAGTACGTATATCCTCCCACAAGCTCTATATTgttgcaattttttttgctatatttttatttgccaatgttttttatattgtatacatgctttttacattgtaaaattttaatgtgcctttacatgtatatgaattatttcaGTATAAACTTCAAAGTATTTATGTAAGGTTtggtattgtttattttttaatagttttattACCAAATTGCTTTGAATACCGATATTCATTGTCATTTCTTTATCCTTGTTTGGTATATAATTATGCAAACTATTACCCCCATACATTTTGTTAGTaatttataatgtatttatgtAATGTTTTAATGTACTGATTTTAAGGGCCACGATGAAAATCAGCAAATAATGACTCGAGCTaccctttttaaataaatataccAATACataggggagatcggggttagttggaacgcggggtaagttgaaacattgtaattttctttaacgcctgtaaaataaatttatgcaatactgccctcaatttattgctattaattATACAACACTGTTGTATtattaatagcaataaattgagggcagtattgcataaatttgctGTTGTATaattaatagcaataaattgagggcagtattgcataaatttattttacaggcaTTAAAGAAacttacaatgtttcaacttaccccgcatTCCAACTAACCCTGATCTCCCCTACTCACCATTGGCTACATCCTTGAACCCAGtttataatataggcctacaatttcCTCCCCTCGCTTTTACATAAAGAGATTACCATTAAAAAATGCACATGATATGTCTTTATTCTATACAGGTTAGACATTGTCACAAATAACAGAGCTTAAATAATTCACAACTGCTTCTAAAAAAACCTTATTAGAATTCCAAACATACATAAAGCTTACCTGATGAATTCTGGAATAAATTTTGGCTGAAAAAGAAAACAGTGAAAAAGAAAAGTAAGCATACTACTTTGTTAACAAGAGCAACACATTTATACATCAAAATTACAAACGAAGCTAAATAGTCTCTGCCCTATTTCAGATCTACACTATACTAGCAAACCTGTTATAGAAATAAAACTGAAGTAGAGCCAATAAGTTTTTTAGCTGATCAGTTAATATCAAGATTTCACATTTTAtagtaactaaaaaaaaaaaaaaaaaaaaaaaaaatttgcctgTGCAATTATAATGGGTAAACAAATTTGTTAAGGATTTACAAAAttgtccatttttttaaatctaaaaacTGGATGGCAATAGAAATTTTTTGTGAACACATTTTTCTTATAGTTGTTAACTAATGATTGATGGGTGATTTCCAAAATTCAATAtggtaaaatacaaaatcaaatatttgagTGTGTGACAGCATCAATGCCCTCAGTCATTAGGCCTGTGGAATGTATATAACTACTGTTAGATATTGggcaatattttatttcataacttCATCATTTTACAGGTGATACACTTGTTTGCTTTGTATTCAAATGAAATGTTTGTTGGAATAGACTTGACCTTCAGGTTACAtaaggatgatttttttttacaggcaaCTTACATGATGAGAGAGGTCAGCATCCATAATGATGACGTAATTTCCTGTGGCATGTTTGATACCATGGATGTATGCAGTgcctgaataataataataatatatgtgatttgtaatgcgccaaatccactcggcagagtgcccaaggcgcagtggaagaaagaacgaaagtacaaatataatagtaatagaTTCAGGAACAATTAAGAGTAAGAAGCATTGAATAGACGAGTCTGAATGTTACGTTAAAATGTGTCAATAGAAGTGCATTCACGGATTGCCAGGGGAAGATCATTCCAGAGAACAGGGTCAGCGTGAGCAAAAGCCCTGAATCATTGAATCAACATTGCATACAAATATTACAATGACTTCAATTATAGacaaaggaaagagagaaatcaCGATTCACAGGTACTCCAATGAAGTCAACTTCAaacttcaaataaataaaaaaatgcaagaacATCAACAATACTCTTGTTTCCTGCCATGTTGTACTGTATCTGCTTACTTTATTGATCAAGCATCGACACAGAAATTGTTTATATTCTAAAATCAAATAACTTTTCTTCTTAGACTTTATAACATCTTGCTtacattataaaataaaattacaaacagTAGACTCCGCATAAGTTGTATAATCACCAAACTTGACGCATATTTCAGACCAGAATATGCAAACATGTTAATATCATCTTCCAAGACAAAATTTACCTAATTTTATACCAGATTTCTCTTCCCAAGAGATTTGACTTAGGTGGAGTCACCTGTAGTAGCCCTTGTATGTCTCTTAAATGTATAAAATACAGTCAAACCCATCTACGTGGAAGCAGCCATTTACCTCGCGAAACCCTGTCTTTAGTGGACACCTAAATCGTCATCCATTCTAAAGATATGTGTTACAGAATCTGTATAAAGGCCACCTGTCTCCAGTGACCTCTCTTTTCTGTTTCCCTTGGATAGCCTTATAGACAGTTTGACTGTATGTGATATTTTGCTTTTCTATAGCACTTCACACATACCAACAATTTCTATGGATACTTAATGAATTTATTTGGATTCCTGCTTGCCTGCTTAATAAAGTGATTACAATAATAGCATGGAGTTGAATGcatacctggggcccgttgcataaaagttaacatcatggtaactttgccatccaatggtaccTCCattgaatccttgattctgattggctgtttatcatcgttaccatggtagttaccattggatggcaaagttccATTATGGTAACTATTATTCCAATAATATCAACACATACGATTCATTGGAATTTGTATTAAACTGTACCCCACTGAAAACTTACCCAGTCCAAGTTTCTTTGCTCTTGGTCGTAacacctgaagaaaaaaaatcatgaaaagtgATAATCGCACATCaactttcaaaaatataaagatataattcaattcaattttttacttttataattcaaaaaatatttcaagaaaaaagtcttaaaacaatattataataatagcaatgataataataatgataataacaatgataacaataataataatagtgatatctTGTTGAGCGCACACACCATCCAGtgacgctcatggcgctagcgcagcaacagttcctttggATGTAAATATCttatacattttatacatatAGACAACTACAAAATATAGATGAAAATGAAGTCGACAAAGATATCGTAAGTCACTACAATTACAGTCTTGCATCATCACACAGAGAGTTGGAAAACCGAAGTAcaaattttattgcattttatatcaattttttctttcaaaatgtggattgcataattaaaaaaaatattctaaacaTGCCATACTATGAatgggaaagaaaaatgaaatattgaaatatattaagaaacaaattttttaatatatatttttcattataataaaaCTAGGAGAAACACAAATTTACCACAAAGGAAAGGTATGCAGAAGGAAATACTTACAATTTTGTCAGTTCCATAGATATCTTGCAGTTGCTTGGCAACCTCCAGGGTTCCATCAGGGCTTCCATCGTCGATAACAATGATCTCAAAATCATgaccactgtaaaaaaaaaagatatgaaatattcaaaggaCTTActtattttgcaaaaaaattaaataactgAACAATGTATAGGAGTCAACCTTCCACCAATAGAGAGTCTGAAGGTGTTGAAATTTTGCCAATTTACTCTTGATCTAGTGGATAAATGCTAGATTTTTGGTAGTGCCTCTTTAAAAATGTCCAGTAAAAAGACTATTTTGGAGTTTGCAGgcaccagcagtgcgcatgttgtaatgacgtgacaatcaacagaccgaactcgcactgcatgagcatgttttgcatcgaaatgcatgaatttcatataaaaaaacaaatttttaggtgtcatttaaaccaaataataaatgtttgttcattcgtgcaatggacagaatacttcattcggtgaaagatgaaataatgatccattcaactcggctacgcctcgttgaatggatcatttcatctttcacctcatgaagtattctgtccattgcactcataaacattcattatttgtatattaatgGGGGATTTCAATCTTATGGAACATAATCATAACAGTGCTCATCAAGATTTTCTCAAATTAATGTTATCTGCTTCTTTCTTGCCACTCATTTCCAAACCAACTCGTGATGCATTTCTTCTGCTACgttaatagtttttttttctcacgtCATCCCATCCTCTGAACCATACAATACCCAATCATTTTCCCATTTTGGCACACTACTCATCAGTCCAATTGTTAAACAGCCCAATCCCAGTAAACGCAAAGTTACTGCAGAGAATTTTCAGCTTGCCTAGGAGTCCATTCAGAGATTGGTCTgacatttatcaaaataaatgaagttGATGATTCATATATGACTTTTTTCCAGTATACTCACTACTCAAGTAGACAGAAACttaccaaaacaaaaaatgaagtcacattacaaaaaaaaacacctttttttatatttcaatagtATTTTATTGATACTTTTCAATAAAACATATGATATAGATCAATAAGGATACATTCATACTTTTTGTGTTTACACATAGTAATGCATATAACAAAGTAAGTACAGGTTCGTTACATACACTTATTGCTTACGTAATATATAAGTATAGAAAAAAGAGGTATAGacctacaaaaaaaatcaacatcttTTATAGCAGCAATTGGAAGTAAATAGTGGCATAATACATTTCCACTTTCTTTGATGGAGATACGACTTTCCCTTCCTCTTTGCGATGTACATTTTTTCTGTGTACGAAGAaaacaacattcttttaaaatagTCAATGCTTGGCTTATTGTTACTGTTTATGCTTGTGTAAATACACCTCTTTGCTATAAGTAAGACATGATTCTTTATTTTAGCATCTTGTTGTTATGTAAACATCCAACAATTATGGTCTGTTCGTCTAGTGTTGAAAAATCCAACATCAGTAAATAAGCTTTAAATTTgtccaaaaatatttttacatagttACAATGCCATAGTGCATGTTCTAAGGTTTCAAAGTCTTTACAACCCAAAGAGCATTCTGGTAAatctcttattttcattttatacaacctatagttaaaaaacaaatgttgTTTAGGACTTTGAACTGAAATTCTCTAGTTTTTGTATCAATTTATCATTATCTTTCTAACTTTGTGTAATTCGGAATCACTTAAACTGTATTTACCCTTTAATCGAAAAGAACTGAGAGATTGTTCTCTCTTACTTTTAACCAAATAATCATAAAAGTTTTTGCTATGTATAGACTTAACTTCTCTAAAAGTATTCGGCATTATTACTATATTGtcttttagaaaatcaatttcgtctacatgaaattgaataacattttgatcactgttcttttttataGAATAGTATATTCCTTTCAGTAGCTAATAGTCATTCCcgtttatttcaaattgatcTTTAAGCAAGTTATGTCTTTCTAAAgagccaaaaaaaaacaactataTACTTCCCTGGATTTCTTAGTCTATATCAAAGGAAAAATGAAACCCAAAATCTAATACCACATAATATCATTGACAAATATATACAGGACAATAATACACCAATCCGATTTCCCATTATGGAATACCACCTCTTCAAAGTAAGGGTTCTTTAGGTTTGGATGGAGATTCACCATTTTCGCGGGGTTAGTTCATATTGTGACGTCAGCAACAAACTACATCTCCATTATATTCATGTTTACCTATTATAGATTCTATTATTGCCAATAATTAATCAAATGTAGTTAAtgtaatctttaaaaaaaattgtgagaaaTGTGTTATACTATAATTCCAAATATGATTTAATAAGTTTTTTAATAATACATTTTACACCCATTTCTACCACTTCCAAATTGGCAAATTACAATGTAGCTAGCAAGAATAAATTACTATCATAGCTAATACGTCAATTCATTAAATTTAGCATTAGAATTCATCAAATCGTATTTTAAaactatgattattattaaagcACATTTCTAACAATATTTTAGGAGCATATTTGATTTACTTTTGGTAAAATAGAATCTATAGTACACAAATATAGATATCTACTTCGAGATGCAGTTCGTCGCTGATGTCACAATTTTGAACTAACCCCGCCAAAATGGCGACCTCCATCTAGAAACTTTGAACATGAAGCCAAACTTTGAAGAGGTGGTACTCCATACTGTGAAATCTGATTGGGGTAACATTGGATTCATTTCTATTATCCAGTATTTATCAATTATATTATGTGGTATTAGATTATGAGTTTCCTTCAAGATCAataaatcttaaaaatcaaggaGTTTTCTTAAGAGATAGAGTGACAATGAGATGCAAAGTCATAATAGCTTCCACTTTCTAAAGTACACAAGAATACACAGGTGCACTGTATATGGACATTTAACACATTACAAATTATATCTCAAAGCCTTATTTTTACCTGAAATTGGGTGACATATTGTATGATTGCAGTTTGCAAACTGTGAAAAACCCTCAGAATTTTACAAATCTTAAATCAACATTACCACAAACTTCctcattacaaaaaaatgattcaatattaGTTTGTGGGAATATATACATGTTATGTGTCAGTTAAAGTCACATGTGGCCAGTCCAGTAATTTCaagttatatttaaaaaaatattgctacaTTTATTTTTGCTGTCCCCATGAAAATTAGCAATGGGTCTGCTCATATATTTACcgaccagggctccgtaacacaagggtttgcgatgaattgcaaatatgaaaaagCCGCACTGATTGGCtcccggtcagtattttaaacagagtgcgcatgtaacgatgatcttgattggtcattggtatttagcgatttgcaaacctttgtgttacggagcacAGATGTGCCGGGAGCAGTGAAAAGTAGACATTACAATAGCATATTCCCTTTTGTAACTGGTCAGTACGTTTGTAAATACGCAGGAATCTTGTCTTAACATCGGACAGTAAAAAATCCAATGAAGCAGATGCCTGACATATTTTATCCTCGTGGCATCAAACTGGCTTTAAAGGGATGATGGTTCTTCATCTCTTAAAAACTTCTTGGAAAAATAAAGTCAACTACAAATTTATAGCACGAAAGGTACCAcacattcaaaatgaaaatatagacTCTTCAGtgtgtatcaaaaaaaaagtttacacttagaaaaaccCTGTAAACTTATATATAAGTAAtaaatatcctgaagattttccacattttaacattggtacagatccatttaataAGCGAATGAAATAACCGTTGAAAAGTATTTCCGCTTGAgagagcaccacttacttttgaaaagttagtgaaaaacgATTTGTGtggaactttgaaatagttatggtCGCATTTCATAAGTCGGGTATGCAAAAAGGGTGGCGTATGAACAATTTTCCACACGGTGCCATGGATAAATTGTTGCTACATCACAGCCCCATGGCCAAATTTGTTGTGTAAGGTCTCATTTTGAAGCTAGAACTATAGGCTTAATATATTACTATGAATTAGATCAATACAATATCAGGAACAAAAACTATAGCACATTAAGTTTGAAGTAATAGGGGTGGCGGAGCCGGTGGATGTGGTGAATGATAGAATATTAATTAAACCTAATTAACAACTTACTATAATATGTAATATGACTGTTATCCTCATATTTCTGGGCATTTTAAAGCAGGGAActaaatgtcaaaaaaaaattgacaattttgaaaatatgcagcaatgaaatacataagtaTGTCAGCTCTGATCTGCAACCTAATCAATTAGTAAACCAGAGAAATTTGATTAATTAACTAATTTGTAATcttaatttttagtacaaatgttgtGTATCATTGCAACAAACATTTCTACCCATGATGTCATTTTGCCAAGCATATAAATACAGTGACAGGtattttgggggcaaaaatgtgaaattaaataCTGTTAATTAATTAGTATAATAAATATGCATACAATAATagataattatttgattttggtacagatttaattattgatgtttttcAAGATTATAACTGCAAAATACTAGGGTGATCCAATGTTGCATTAACTTTTGACACTATTTTCTGTGCAGCAGGTCCAATTTGAGaaatacacatttcaaaattcacatttacaTTGACGTCTATGTAATAATTAGCTGTTAATTagtcattttaaggaaaaataaaggTATTCGAGACTTaaaaccttttcattatttagagAATAGTAatagctacaacatatcaaaaaataaaattttgaccatttttacccTGTTCGCGAAATTGGACCACCTTATGACATGCGAccatatatatgaataaaagtagaacttaatcatgaagaacacatggaatttagctagtaaaattgatttgaaaatatcttttaccttttttcacttgtttccttgcccaaaacactttgaagagtgCCATTGCACCccatcccactcccccacacaccgaggccatcgtgacgatctttgctttacactgagctgtgatttatatgaaatggcttaggcgtgattctcattttgttaatcattgtcaaactTGGGAAAactgtggagaaacaagtattaattgaaaaatgaaatgtaaacccactttaaatgataaaaacttggtgacaaatgctggagatgtctgatataaacttttgtttagattcagttatgtcctcagatccagctggcacaaaaagtgTAAAGGCTGTACTTACTAAgtgttaaaattttaatttggatggcaaaattgaaatgcttgaatgtatctgttttatttcaattgagtaaagtgcaagggaaatgtatgagaaatgtttcgcagggtaagtttgatttcgcctgTTACCcatgacacagcgtgaaa from Lytechinus pictus isolate F3 Inbred chromosome 2, Lp3.0, whole genome shotgun sequence carries:
- the LOC129280018 gene encoding dolichol-phosphate mannosyltransferase subunit 1-like, coding for MVCTVLLMKAKLEIGHDFEIIVIDDGSPDGTLEVAKQLQDIYGTDKIVLRPRAKKLGLGTAYIHGIKHATGNYVIIMDADLSHHPKFIPEFIRLQKEEGCDVVSGTRYQGTGGVYGWDLKRKIISRGANFLAQVLLRPGASDLTGSFRLYKKEVLQRLIDSCVSKGYVFQMEMIVRARQFGFKVGEVPITFVDRFYGESKLGGSEIISYAKGLLYLFAST